One window of Haemorhous mexicanus isolate bHaeMex1 chromosome 16, bHaeMex1.pri, whole genome shotgun sequence genomic DNA carries:
- the LOC132334790 gene encoding hydrocephalus-inducing protein homolog isoform X2 yields the protein MGSSPYFQLTCSSDVFRVVPPGASAPVRIRFSPGENKDYSHELVCVTERERIVVPIRAIGARAILDFPAQLDFSKCPVKCSTQKTLLVCNVGTQAARYQLCTQSPFSMSPAIGILDAGDTMQVTVGFHPLTTGDHCGSLAVCCSTGEENIHTNLHGDAVEVNAGLSTNSVELEKTFITMSSHKTMFIENRSNITAHLQWKAFPTEKGEIEEKRRHCRFLWTQRELWLEKINRGKRNRKGEGL from the exons ATGGGGAGCTCCCCTTACTTCCAGCTCACGTGCTCCAGCGATGTGTTCCGTGTCGTGCCGCCGGGCGCGTCTGCCCCTGTGCGCATCCGCTTCAGCCCCGGCGAGAACAAG gattattCCCATGAGCTCGTCTGTGTCACTGAAAGGGAAAGGATAGTTGTGCCAATTCGGGCCATTGGTGCCCGAGCTATCCTggacttccctgcccagctggactTCTCCAAGTGTCCAGTCAAGTGCAGCACCCAGAAGACTCTTCTGGTCTGCAATGTCGGTACCCAGGCAGCTCGTTACCAGCTGTGCACCCAGAG TCCTTTCTCCATGTCACCAGCCATAGGAATTCTGGACGCTGGTGACACCAtgcaggtgacagtgggatTTCACCCGCTGACCACGGGTGACCACTGCGGGTCCCTGgcagtgtgctgcagcacag gtGAAGAAAATATCCACACAAACCTCCACGGAGATGCTGTAGAAGTCAATGCTGGGTTGAGCACAAATTCCGTGGAGCTTGAGAAGACTTTCATCACCATGTCAAGCCACAAAACCATGTTCATTGAAAACAGGAGTAACATCACAGCCCACTTGcagtggaaggcttttcctactgagaaaggagagattgaagagaagaggag gcaTTGTCGATTCCTGTGGACGCAGagagagctgtggctggaaaaaattaacagaggaaagagaaacagaaaaggagaagggcTCTAG
- the LOC132334790 gene encoding hydrocephalus-inducing protein homolog isoform X1, whose translation MVEIFLCWEFSPDLVCPVLMFLQVVKVSMGSSPYFQLTCSSDVFRVVPPGASAPVRIRFSPGENKDYSHELVCVTERERIVVPIRAIGARAILDFPAQLDFSKCPVKCSTQKTLLVCNVGTQAARYQLCTQSPFSMSPAIGILDAGDTMQVTVGFHPLTTGDHCGSLAVCCSTGEENIHTNLHGDAVEVNAGLSTNSVELEKTFITMSSHKTMFIENRSNITAHLQWKAFPTEKGEIEEKRRHCRFLWTQRELWLEKINRGKRNRKGEGL comes from the exons ATGgtggaaatcttcctgtgctgggaattctCCCCTGATTTGGTTTGCCCTGTGTTGATG TTTCTTCAGGTGGTGAAGGTCTCCATGGGGAGCTCCCCTTACTTCCAGCTCACGTGCTCCAGCGATGTGTTCCGTGTCGTGCCGCCGGGCGCGTCTGCCCCTGTGCGCATCCGCTTCAGCCCCGGCGAGAACAAG gattattCCCATGAGCTCGTCTGTGTCACTGAAAGGGAAAGGATAGTTGTGCCAATTCGGGCCATTGGTGCCCGAGCTATCCTggacttccctgcccagctggactTCTCCAAGTGTCCAGTCAAGTGCAGCACCCAGAAGACTCTTCTGGTCTGCAATGTCGGTACCCAGGCAGCTCGTTACCAGCTGTGCACCCAGAG TCCTTTCTCCATGTCACCAGCCATAGGAATTCTGGACGCTGGTGACACCAtgcaggtgacagtgggatTTCACCCGCTGACCACGGGTGACCACTGCGGGTCCCTGgcagtgtgctgcagcacag gtGAAGAAAATATCCACACAAACCTCCACGGAGATGCTGTAGAAGTCAATGCTGGGTTGAGCACAAATTCCGTGGAGCTTGAGAAGACTTTCATCACCATGTCAAGCCACAAAACCATGTTCATTGAAAACAGGAGTAACATCACAGCCCACTTGcagtggaaggcttttcctactgagaaaggagagattgaagagaagaggag gcaTTGTCGATTCCTGTGGACGCAGagagagctgtggctggaaaaaattaacagaggaaagagaaacagaaaaggagaagggcTCTAG